In the Alteromonas sp. M12 genome, one interval contains:
- a CDS encoding HlyD family efflux transporter periplasmic adaptor subunit → MHTLQLPLITVANKKSLLNSILVTTILLFSIFLGGCQDHKTGLALGTLERNRIAHTATVNEVVTRLPIAQGTLVKKGDVLVQLDDRQQRASVAKAEASVAEAQANLDKLRNGARPEEVASASAKLEGAQAALTESESAYLRAKNLISQKLVSQANVDQARATRDANVAAVHEAEEALLLLTNGTRPEDLEMGKANLAIMQAALASEIKKLEDLTIVATRDGRLDNLPWNLGERVTMGSPVAIVLAGEAPYARIYVPEPYRVKIKAGDTLPIHVDGLSETINGTVRWISIEAAFTPYYALNQEERARLMYLAEVQLPVEYADLPNGIAVQVELP, encoded by the coding sequence ATGCACACTTTGCAACTTCCGTTAATCACAGTGGCAAACAAAAAGTCACTGCTAAACTCGATATTAGTCACCACAATATTATTGTTTTCAATTTTTCTCGGTGGATGTCAAGACCATAAAACAGGTCTTGCGTTAGGCACCCTAGAGCGGAACAGAATAGCTCACACAGCCACTGTTAATGAGGTGGTCACTCGATTACCTATTGCTCAAGGAACTTTGGTAAAAAAAGGCGATGTACTGGTGCAATTAGATGATCGTCAACAACGAGCCTCAGTGGCTAAAGCAGAGGCGTCTGTAGCAGAAGCTCAAGCAAATTTAGACAAACTTAGAAATGGAGCACGCCCAGAAGAAGTTGCCTCTGCCAGTGCAAAATTAGAAGGTGCACAAGCGGCATTAACCGAAAGTGAATCAGCTTACCTTAGAGCTAAAAACCTGATTTCCCAAAAGTTAGTCAGTCAGGCAAACGTCGATCAGGCGCGCGCCACTAGGGATGCAAATGTTGCGGCTGTGCACGAAGCAGAAGAAGCCTTACTTTTGCTTACTAATGGTACACGTCCAGAAGATTTAGAAATGGGCAAAGCTAACTTGGCCATAATGCAAGCCGCACTGGCCAGTGAAATCAAAAAACTAGAAGATTTAACCATTGTTGCCACTCGGGATGGTCGACTCGATAACCTGCCTTGGAATTTAGGTGAGAGAGTCACCATGGGCAGTCCCGTTGCTATTGTGCTGGCGGGTGAAGCGCCCTATGCGCGCATTTATGTGCCAGAACCCTATCGCGTAAAAATAAAAGCTGGCGATACTTTACCAATTCACGTGGATGGCCTATCAGAGACGATCAATGGCACAGTGCGCTGGATTTCGATAGAAGCGGCATTCACGCCCTATTATGCATTAAATCAAGAAGAACGAGCACGTTTGATGTATTTAGCAGAAGTACAATTACCCGTTGAATACGCAGATCTTCCCAATGGTATTGCTGTACAAGTTGAACTTCCATGA
- a CDS encoding ABC transporter ATP-binding protein has product MKASPEWVIQAKQLSRHFGDLKAIDQLDLNVEKSTIYGFLGPNGCGKTTAIRMLTGLLKPTSGEVRVLGLELPHNAEKLRLKMGYMTQKFSLYNNLTVKENLQFIAKIYGISGLPQKQRISELLSVYGLDQKQQQLAGNLSGGQRQRLALAAATLHKPQLLFLDEPTSAVDPQNRREFWEQLFDLCEQGTSILVSTHYMDEAERCHKLAILENGLKRADGSPEALMNDMAAHVVEIEAAGIRQLKQQIIALPNVITAAQLGARLRVLVSDSVNDARGYLQQHTGIANDKLNLVRPSLEDVFITCTGGGRQ; this is encoded by the coding sequence ATGAAAGCGTCTCCTGAGTGGGTTATACAGGCGAAACAATTAAGTCGTCATTTTGGCGATTTAAAAGCGATTGATCAGCTCGATCTTAATGTGGAAAAAAGCACTATTTACGGTTTTTTAGGGCCAAATGGTTGTGGCAAAACCACCGCAATTAGAATGCTAACAGGATTATTAAAACCGACCTCAGGAGAAGTAAGAGTATTGGGCTTGGAGCTGCCACATAATGCCGAAAAACTGCGCTTAAAAATGGGCTACATGACGCAAAAGTTTTCTTTATATAACAATCTAACCGTTAAAGAAAATCTGCAGTTTATTGCCAAAATATACGGCATTTCTGGTTTGCCGCAAAAACAACGGATTAGTGAATTGTTATCTGTTTATGGTTTGGATCAAAAGCAACAACAGTTAGCAGGAAATTTAAGTGGTGGACAACGTCAACGCCTAGCGCTGGCGGCTGCAACATTACATAAACCGCAATTACTCTTTTTAGATGAGCCAACGTCTGCAGTTGATCCTCAGAACCGTCGTGAATTTTGGGAGCAGTTGTTTGATTTGTGTGAACAAGGCACCAGTATTTTAGTCTCAACCCATTATATGGATGAAGCAGAACGCTGCCATAAACTGGCCATATTAGAAAATGGTCTGAAGCGCGCAGATGGTAGCCCTGAAGCGTTAATGAACGACATGGCAGCGCATGTGGTAGAAATAGAAGCAGCAGGTATCCGTCAATTAAAACAACAAATCATAGCACTCCCCAATGTTATCACCGCCGCTCAATTAGGCGCGAGACTGCGCGTATTGGTAAGTGATTCAGTGAATGATGCCCGCGGTTATTTACAGCAACACACGGGAATTGCGAATGACAAACTCAACTTGGTACGCCCAAGTTTGGAAGATGTGTTTATTACCTGCACGGGTGGTGGCAGACAATGA
- a CDS encoding molybdopterin cofactor-binding domain-containing protein: MSEQSKTQTAELGKGSERRTFLKASLAVGGGLMLNFSWFAPSFASETTSQGEGNHEFELNAYLTINTDGSVTASVPNPEFGQNLMTSMPMILADELDVDWRSVSAVQAPYNESRYEKQFSGGSQSIRGAWQSLRMAGASAREMLKQAAANHWQVPVNSINTDKGRLIHQSSRREITYAEVASSAAQLAVPKNVELKKNKDFSLIGGSQKNLVGEQIVSGKPLFGIDYCADNMLIAMIVHPPAFGQELESFDESSIVNMPGIVNVFAITSLPADYVKNYFDGTAFPKLVAIVGRSTWQVMNAKKALQTQWRNLSDKTEKVDNFGNIMDVKVPGGLESTSLHEKAVNASFTNNMQILRQDGDPDAAFSSASKVIEREYFAPYLAHNTLEPMNFFAHVTDQKVKVAGPLQGPVFIKKTLQQRLQVPAEKIEIEMTRMGGGFGRRAYCHYVVEAALISKQVKAPIKLIYAREDDMTMGIYRPTYTIKLRAALDESDQLVAYHVQGSGVPEHCVHPNRFPAGAVPNYLAQGTAVDSNITVGAFRAPGSNFMASAEQSFLDEVAEAANTDPIDFRLALLEKAKSNPVGENNDYDPVRYAGVLNLVRAKSGWDTLSNNINKGVAAYFCHNSYAAHVITMAQSTDKARVESVTSAIDCGIVVNLDSAKNMVEGAVIDGIGNAMYGEMTFTDGKPDKQNFDRYRIIRMDETPAKIDVHFVDSLIDPTGLGEPPFPPIFPALANALYQSLGKRLYRQPFIDYI, translated from the coding sequence ATGAGTGAACAAAGCAAAACACAGACTGCGGAATTAGGCAAAGGCTCAGAACGCCGCACATTTTTGAAGGCCAGCTTGGCGGTGGGAGGCGGTTTGATGCTGAATTTTAGTTGGTTCGCCCCAAGCTTTGCCAGCGAAACAACCTCCCAAGGTGAAGGCAATCATGAATTTGAATTAAATGCCTATTTAACCATCAATACCGATGGTAGCGTTACCGCTTCAGTACCTAATCCCGAGTTTGGACAAAATCTGATGACCTCGATGCCGATGATTTTAGCCGACGAGTTGGACGTGGATTGGCGTTCAGTGTCAGCGGTTCAAGCGCCGTATAATGAATCTAGATATGAAAAACAATTTTCCGGGGGGAGTCAATCCATACGAGGGGCTTGGCAGAGTTTACGAATGGCAGGAGCCAGTGCTCGGGAAATGTTAAAACAAGCCGCGGCAAATCATTGGCAAGTGCCGGTTAATTCCATAAATACGGATAAAGGTCGCTTAATACATCAATCTAGTAGGCGAGAGATAACTTATGCTGAAGTGGCATCGAGTGCGGCACAACTTGCAGTGCCGAAAAATGTTGAACTCAAAAAAAACAAGGATTTCTCACTGATAGGCGGGTCTCAAAAAAATCTCGTAGGTGAACAAATTGTTTCAGGTAAGCCTCTGTTCGGTATCGATTATTGCGCTGACAATATGCTGATTGCGATGATTGTGCATCCACCTGCTTTTGGCCAAGAACTCGAATCCTTTGATGAATCAAGTATTGTTAACATGCCAGGAATTGTAAACGTCTTTGCAATAACCTCGTTACCTGCAGATTACGTCAAAAATTATTTTGACGGTACGGCGTTTCCAAAACTCGTAGCCATTGTCGGTCGAAGCACATGGCAGGTTATGAATGCCAAAAAAGCATTACAAACCCAATGGCGAAACTTATCTGACAAAACTGAAAAGGTAGATAATTTCGGCAATATCATGGATGTAAAAGTGCCAGGTGGCCTTGAAAGTACTTCTTTACATGAAAAAGCGGTGAACGCGAGTTTCACTAATAATATGCAGATTTTGCGTCAAGATGGCGATCCGGATGCTGCATTTTCCTCAGCCTCTAAGGTGATTGAAAGGGAATACTTTGCTCCTTATTTAGCTCATAACACCTTAGAACCGATGAATTTTTTTGCACATGTGACAGATCAAAAGGTCAAAGTCGCAGGCCCATTGCAAGGGCCCGTCTTTATCAAGAAGACCTTACAGCAAAGGTTGCAAGTTCCAGCTGAAAAAATTGAAATAGAAATGACAAGAATGGGCGGAGGCTTTGGACGGCGTGCATATTGTCATTATGTGGTTGAAGCGGCGTTAATTTCCAAACAAGTCAAAGCGCCTATAAAGTTAATCTATGCACGTGAAGATGACATGACAATGGGCATTTACCGTCCCACGTATACGATTAAGTTACGTGCTGCTTTGGACGAAAGTGATCAACTGGTCGCTTATCACGTACAAGGTTCTGGTGTGCCTGAGCACTGTGTTCATCCCAACCGTTTTCCTGCAGGTGCAGTGCCTAATTATTTAGCGCAAGGTACAGCCGTTGATTCGAATATAACAGTAGGTGCATTCAGAGCGCCAGGCTCTAATTTTATGGCCAGTGCGGAACAATCTTTTCTAGATGAAGTCGCTGAAGCAGCTAATACAGATCCCATTGATTTCCGTTTGGCCTTGTTGGAAAAAGCAAAATCTAACCCTGTGGGAGAAAATAACGATTACGATCCAGTTCGTTACGCAGGTGTGTTGAATTTAGTTAGAGCAAAGTCAGGATGGGACACATTAAGCAACAATATTAACAAAGGGGTAGCAGCATATTTTTGCCACAACTCCTATGCCGCACACGTTATTACGATGGCGCAATCCACTGACAAGGCGAGGGTAGAGAGTGTCACCAGCGCGATTGATTGTGGCATTGTTGTCAATCTAGATAGCGCAAAGAATATGGTTGAGGGCGCAGTAATCGATGGGATCGGAAATGCCATGTATGGTGAAATGACCTTTACCGATGGTAAACCCGATAAACAAAACTTTGACCGCTATCGGATCATTCGTATGGATGAAACACCGGCTAAAATTGACGTGCACTTTGTCGATAGTTTGATTGATCCCACAGGGCTTGGAGAACCGCCATTTCCACCTATTT
- a CDS encoding sodium/solute symporter (Members of the Solute:Sodium Symporter (SSS), TC 2.A.21 as described in tcdb.org, catalyze solute:Na+ symport. Known solutes for members of the family include sugars, amino acids, nucleosides, inositols, vitamins, urea or anions, depending on the system.), whose protein sequence is MALLDYSIVGMYLLGLLLMGLFFRQQKSRDDYFLGGRSIPWPALSLSVMATQLSAVSFISAPAFVGLREGGGLIWLSYELALPAAVALMLWRLLPSLHKSGVVSVYEYLERRFSRSTRLLISLVFQLSRSVATAIMIYAISLILQGTMGMEQWHSIVLIGVITLVYSSMGGMKAVVYGDALQMILIFGGAITCLWVAVDHVGGMTQALAIIEPERLVAVKPDQFGLAGNDFGLLPMLFGGLVLYASYYGCDQSEAQRSLSAHNLGDLRKMMLTVAVCRFPITLVYCAAGLVIGALVMTTPSLQAQIPADNPDWMMPIFIINYLPSGIIGLLVVAIMAAAMSSLSSAVNSLAAVSVEDLCRLFKHQPSNESYVQYARLAGIGWGLVTLFLSFIAGDIAPTIIEAINKIGSVFYGPVLAIFLLGIYSKKIASYAANTGLAAGVLVNMGLWLFESPIFWFWWNLTGFLTTILVGYLMTFITKPTESHQPSVRLLSLSNVLMLIGLSAGLTLFCLFLPYLLAA, encoded by the coding sequence TTGGCGTTGCTCGATTACTCGATTGTGGGGATGTATTTGCTAGGCTTGTTGTTGATGGGGTTATTTTTCCGTCAACAGAAAAGTAGAGATGATTACTTTTTAGGCGGACGAAGCATTCCATGGCCGGCTTTGTCGTTATCGGTTATGGCAACGCAACTTTCAGCGGTTAGCTTTATCTCAGCTCCGGCTTTTGTCGGCTTGCGAGAAGGAGGTGGCTTAATTTGGTTGTCTTATGAATTGGCGCTGCCCGCTGCGGTCGCGTTAATGCTATGGCGATTGTTACCCTCATTACATAAGTCGGGTGTTGTGAGTGTATACGAATACCTTGAAAGACGCTTTTCTCGTTCCACCCGATTGCTCATCAGTTTAGTTTTCCAACTAAGTCGCTCAGTGGCAACGGCCATTATGATCTACGCAATTTCACTTATTTTGCAAGGCACAATGGGGATGGAGCAGTGGCATAGTATTGTGTTAATTGGTGTGATTACCTTAGTTTATTCGTCCATGGGGGGGATGAAGGCTGTTGTTTATGGTGATGCGCTGCAAATGATATTGATTTTTGGTGGTGCAATTACTTGTCTTTGGGTCGCTGTCGATCACGTTGGTGGGATGACGCAAGCGTTGGCAATTATAGAGCCTGAGCGATTAGTCGCAGTAAAACCAGATCAATTTGGTCTAGCGGGTAACGACTTTGGTTTGTTGCCTATGCTGTTCGGTGGTTTAGTGCTTTATGCATCTTACTATGGTTGTGATCAATCCGAAGCGCAACGTTCGTTGTCAGCGCATAATTTGGGCGATCTGCGTAAAATGATGTTAACAGTGGCGGTTTGTCGTTTTCCAATTACCCTAGTGTATTGCGCTGCTGGCTTGGTTATTGGTGCTCTGGTTATGACAACACCTTCTTTGCAAGCGCAAATTCCAGCAGACAATCCGGATTGGATGATGCCAATTTTTATTATTAACTATTTGCCTAGTGGCATTATCGGATTGTTAGTCGTGGCTATTATGGCTGCTGCCATGTCTTCCTTAAGTTCTGCTGTAAATAGCTTAGCCGCGGTATCTGTTGAAGACTTGTGTCGTTTGTTTAAACATCAACCAAGCAATGAAAGCTATGTTCAATACGCCCGCTTAGCTGGGATCGGTTGGGGGTTAGTGACCCTATTTCTGTCGTTCATTGCCGGCGATATTGCACCGACAATTATTGAAGCCATAAATAAAATTGGTTCGGTATTTTATGGCCCAGTTTTAGCCATTTTCTTACTTGGTATTTACAGTAAAAAAATAGCCTCTTATGCAGCTAATACGGGGCTAGCCGCAGGGGTATTGGTGAACATGGGGTTATGGCTATTTGAAAGTCCTATATTTTGGTTTTGGTGGAATTTAACCGGTTTTTTGACCACCATCTTGGTCGGCTATTTGATGACTTTTATCACTAAGCCAACTGAGTCTCATCAGCCCAGTGTAAGATTACTATCATTGTCTAATGTTTTGATGTTAATAGGTTTAAGCGCTGGTTTAACCTTATTTTGTTTGTTTTTACCCTATCTTTTAGCAGCCTAG
- a CDS encoding (2Fe-2S)-binding protein — translation MASLTLNINNQQHQLDIDPTTPLLWVLRDNLQLVGTKYGCGIAMCGACTVHLNGNAVKSCQLPVSAVGDNLITTIEGLSEHADHPVQKAWIEHDVAQCGYCQPGQIMSATALLNSNPNPDDAAIEAGMKGNVCRCATYYRIKAAIKTAAKAQRES, via the coding sequence ATGGCAAGCCTAACGCTCAATATTAATAATCAACAACATCAGCTAGATATAGATCCAACTACCCCCTTATTGTGGGTATTACGTGATAATTTGCAGCTTGTTGGTACTAAATATGGTTGTGGGATTGCTATGTGCGGTGCTTGTACTGTGCATTTAAATGGCAATGCAGTGAAATCATGTCAGTTGCCCGTCTCTGCTGTGGGGGATAATTTGATTACCACAATTGAGGGTTTATCTGAACATGCAGATCATCCGGTACAAAAAGCATGGATTGAACACGATGTTGCCCAATGTGGTTATTGTCAGCCAGGACAAATTATGTCGGCAACAGCATTACTCAATAGTAACCCAAATCCCGATGATGCAGCGATTGAAGCAGGTATGAAGGGCAATGTGTGCCGATGCGCCACTTACTATCGTATTAAAGCGGCAATTAAAACTGCGGCCAAAGCGCAAAGGGAATCGTGA
- a CDS encoding ABC transporter permease: protein MITSLYRIQAIFFKELTQLKRDKMTFGMVIMIPLVQLLLFGYAINTNVRHIPVALVDHSQTALSRALVQTVSATQVVEFTEQYDDIDSAQKAMERTEVRAILFIPHDVSQRLARSASIGFGLPASSDEETSRPVAQWVVDGSDTMIASSIKSLRSMPLVELLRRPVNRSTPTFEVTLFYNPEQRTAVNIVPGLLGIILTMTMIMFTSAAIVRESEHGNMEMLITTPIKPIELMLGKIIPYIFIGLVQVVIILGLGYYVFDVPVNGGLLPLFGVTLLFIAASLVLGLVISTIAVNQLQSMQMTIFILLPSILLSGFMFPYEGMPETAQYIAEALPATHFMRLIRGVILKDVEFTDMTFDVYWLLLFTLLGLLIASLRFKKNLD from the coding sequence ATGATTACTAGCCTGTATCGCATCCAAGCTATATTCTTTAAAGAGTTGACGCAATTAAAACGCGACAAAATGACCTTTGGGATGGTGATAATGATTCCATTGGTGCAGTTGTTGTTATTTGGTTACGCCATTAATACCAATGTTAGACATATTCCAGTGGCGCTAGTTGACCATAGCCAGACAGCCTTGAGCAGAGCTTTAGTACAAACCGTTTCAGCAACTCAAGTGGTCGAATTTACCGAGCAGTACGATGACATTGACAGTGCGCAAAAGGCCATGGAACGCACAGAGGTACGGGCTATTTTATTTATTCCTCATGACGTTAGTCAGCGTTTAGCCCGTAGTGCTAGTATTGGTTTTGGGTTACCCGCCTCAAGTGATGAGGAAACGAGCCGCCCAGTCGCGCAATGGGTGGTAGACGGTTCAGACACCATGATTGCCAGTTCAATCAAAAGTTTACGTTCCATGCCCTTGGTTGAATTGCTGCGCCGGCCGGTCAATCGTTCAACGCCAACCTTTGAAGTAACCTTGTTTTATAACCCTGAACAACGGACAGCGGTCAATATAGTGCCAGGCTTGCTAGGGATTATCCTCACCATGACCATGATTATGTTCACCTCTGCAGCCATTGTTAGAGAGAGTGAGCATGGCAATATGGAAATGTTAATCACCACGCCAATTAAACCCATCGAATTAATGCTAGGTAAAATTATTCCCTACATTTTTATCGGTTTGGTGCAAGTGGTGATCATTTTAGGCTTAGGATATTATGTTTTTGACGTGCCAGTAAACGGCGGATTACTGCCTTTATTTGGTGTCACTCTTTTGTTTATTGCAGCAAGTCTAGTGCTTGGGCTGGTCATCTCAACCATTGCCGTCAATCAATTGCAATCAATGCAAATGACCATATTCATCTTACTGCCTTCCATATTGCTATCAGGGTTCATGTTTCCTTATGAAGGCATGCCAGAAACGGCGCAATACATTGCCGAAGCGTTACCCGCCACGCATTTTATGCGACTAATTCGTGGGGTTATCCTCAAAGATGTGGAATTTACTGACATGACCTTTGATGTTTATTGGTTATTACTTTTTACCTTATTGGGGCTGCTAATTGCGTCATTACGGTTTAAGAAAAACTTAGACTAA